The Peribacillus simplex genome contains a region encoding:
- a CDS encoding NAD(P)H-dependent flavin oxidoreductase — translation MKTRITELLGIEYPIICGGMFQVGRAPLAAAVSEAGGLGIITSKTQVTPEGLRDEIHKVKTLTNKPFAVNLNLFPSQTATPNEEFIEILIDEDVKIVETSGRSPESLMPKLKEHGFTVIHKVANVKNAISAEKLGVDAIIIVGNETGGHPGMGDVGTLVMLPRAVDSVTIPIIAGGGFSDGRGLISALSLGAEGIIMGTRFMATQEAPIHDNVKQWMVSANEMDTVVIQRNIGSPSRVALNAVSKEVDKLENEGATIEELIPLITGQRSKKVYFEGNLDGGIWSCGQSVGLIKEILTVNELITQMVQEAKTSFEFIQSRIESIRT, via the coding sequence ATGAAAACAAGAATTACTGAATTATTGGGAATTGAATATCCGATTATTTGCGGCGGGATGTTTCAAGTTGGCCGGGCCCCGCTCGCAGCCGCCGTTTCAGAAGCGGGGGGACTAGGTATCATAACTTCGAAAACACAGGTGACACCAGAAGGTCTCCGTGATGAAATACACAAAGTGAAAACTTTGACCAATAAGCCCTTTGCTGTCAACCTGAACCTGTTTCCAAGTCAAACCGCAACCCCGAATGAAGAGTTCATCGAAATTTTAATTGATGAAGATGTAAAAATTGTTGAAACGAGTGGCCGAAGCCCAGAAAGTTTAATGCCCAAACTTAAAGAGCACGGCTTTACCGTGATACATAAGGTAGCGAACGTCAAAAACGCAATATCGGCAGAGAAATTAGGAGTCGATGCCATTATCATTGTAGGGAATGAAACAGGCGGGCATCCAGGCATGGGGGATGTGGGAACGCTTGTCATGCTCCCTAGAGCCGTTGACTCCGTTACTATTCCAATAATAGCAGGCGGAGGATTTTCGGATGGCAGAGGCCTGATTAGCGCCTTGTCACTCGGTGCTGAAGGGATCATCATGGGGACTCGCTTTATGGCAACGCAAGAAGCACCGATCCATGATAACGTGAAGCAATGGATGGTATCGGCCAATGAAATGGATACGGTTGTCATCCAGCGGAATATAGGCAGTCCGTCACGTGTAGCATTAAATGCTGTCAGTAAAGAAGTGGACAAACTTGAAAATGAAGGTGCCACCATAGAGGAATTAATTCCACTAATTACGGGACAACGAAGCAAGAAAGTATACTTTGAAGGAAATTTAGACGGAGGAATCTGGTCATGCGGTCAATCCGTAGGACTGATAAAAGAAATATTGACCGTCAATGAACTAATAACACAAATGGTCCAAGAAGCAAAAACCTCGTTCGAATTCATCCAAAGCCGTATCGAATCCATTCGAACATAA
- a CDS encoding exosporium leader peptide — protein sequence MSKIEKPIQGRRFVDTTYKCNNDDILNKKEHFPNKKEHSPNKKEHKKCKECEQGPRGPQGPSGPQGFQGLPGPPGPPGPPGPGGALAYGSLYDPSGNFVAVTAVTPPTLGQKVVFTTPGPLLGTAPFPPGLGPFTDIEVLTAGVYEISMDLTARLINASNLTFNTEVQFRLFINDTTPVPESTFESFNRITGGPVGQPSTVETRNTIGRTIQLRLSANDRLSIRVITASANVTYRYPSLVVTKIAN from the coding sequence GTGAGTAAAATAGAAAAGCCAATTCAAGGTCGTAGATTTGTTGACACGACCTATAAGTGTAATAACGATGATATCCTTAATAAAAAGGAGCATTTCCCTAATAAAAAGGAGCATTCCCCTAATAAAAAGGAGCATAAAAAATGTAAGGAGTGTGAACAAGGTCCTCGAGGACCTCAAGGACCTTCAGGACCTCAAGGATTTCAAGGACTTCCAGGACCTCCAGGACCTCCAGGACCTCCAGGACCAGGGGGTGCTTTGGCTTATGGATCATTGTACGATCCGTCTGGAAATTTTGTCGCAGTGACTGCGGTAACCCCCCCTACCCTGGGGCAGAAGGTTGTTTTCACAACTCCTGGTCCGTTATTAGGAACAGCTCCTTTTCCTCCTGGTCTTGGACCTTTTACTGATATTGAGGTTCTGACTGCTGGGGTATATGAGATAAGCATGGATTTAACAGCTAGACTAATTAATGCTTCTAACTTAACGTTTAATACCGAAGTTCAGTTCAGGTTATTCATCAATGACACAACCCCAGTTCCTGAGAGTACTTTTGAATCCTTTAATCGAATTACAGGTGGTCCAGTCGGGCAGCCATCGACAGTTGAAACTAGAAACACGATAGGAAGAACAATCCAACTTCGATTATCCGCAAACGATAGGCTAAGTATTAGAGTTATTACTGCATCTGCCAATGTAACATATAGGTATCCCTCTTTAGTAGTCACAAAAATCGCCAACTAG
- a CDS encoding glycosyltransferase, whose protein sequence is MKKLLLMGFIFLFPLNLVAGTNSAYAKPQVQNISPSEVKFANEFRRLWIDHVLWTSNYITSATTAGAEDQKQVLARLLKNQEDIGNAIKPVYGEKAGNKLTDLLKEHIVIAGKIVDAAKSGNEVLVNQLNKEWYRNADDIAAFLSGANPYLKNEDLKNLLYMHLKLVTNDLSASLAKNWNERIVSIDEGVTHIILMADTISAAVIKQFPDKF, encoded by the coding sequence ATGAAAAAATTATTATTGATGGGATTTATTTTTTTATTTCCTCTAAACTTGGTGGCTGGAACAAACAGTGCATACGCTAAACCGCAGGTACAGAATATTAGCCCATCTGAGGTAAAGTTCGCAAATGAATTCAGGAGACTTTGGATTGATCATGTTTTGTGGACAAGTAATTATATTACAAGTGCAACAACAGCTGGAGCGGAGGATCAAAAACAGGTACTGGCTAGGCTGCTGAAAAATCAGGAGGATATTGGTAATGCAATAAAGCCAGTATACGGGGAGAAAGCTGGGAACAAACTTACGGATTTACTTAAGGAACATATTGTTATTGCGGGTAAGATAGTAGATGCGGCTAAAAGCGGAAATGAAGTCTTGGTGAATCAGCTAAACAAAGAATGGTATAGAAATGCTGATGATATAGCAGCCTTCCTTAGCGGTGCCAACCCTTATTTGAAAAATGAAGATCTAAAAAACTTGCTGTATATGCATCTGAAATTAGTGACAAATGATTTATCTGCAAGCTTAGCAAAAAATTGGAACGAAAGAATCGTTTCAATTGACGAAGGCGTCACACATATAATCCTAATGGCAGATACTATCTCTGCGGCAGTTATAAAGCAATTTCCGGATAAGTTTTAA
- a CDS encoding cyclic-phosphate processing receiver domain-containing protein gives MEKISVFLDDYRKAPDGYVLVETIDECIELLRNFDIEHLSLDHDLLNKTRNGFMLVQKMVKEKLFANRITIHSANSVGGKAMYDCLKQAQRNLTMPPAIIVSLRPLPLKFFPSKVLQHYMDIR, from the coding sequence ATGGAGAAAATCAGCGTTTTTCTGGATGACTATCGGAAAGCTCCCGATGGCTATGTGTTAGTCGAGACTATTGACGAATGTATAGAGCTATTGCGAAACTTTGATATTGAACACCTCTCTTTGGACCATGATTTATTAAATAAAACTAGGAATGGTTTTATGCTTGTTCAAAAGATGGTCAAAGAAAAACTTTTTGCTAATCGCATCACAATTCACTCTGCCAATTCAGTTGGCGGTAAAGCAATGTACGACTGTTTAAAGCAAGCACAACGGAATTTAACAATGCCCCCTGCCATTATTGTTTCCTTACGCCCCCTGCCCCTCAAATTCTTCCCGTCAAAGGTTCTGCAACATTATATGGATATAAGATAA
- a CDS encoding DMT family transporter: protein MSNDTLVAISPSRNKGIALVLTGAALWGVSGTAAQYLFQHQGFSPEWLTVVRLLLSGIILLGVAYKNERMKVFEIWKTKKDALQIILFAILGMLAVQYTYFAAIEHGNAATATVLQYLAPALITCYLAIHSRRFPSITVSASVIIAILGTFLLVTGGSIHSLSISGWAVFWGVTSAFALAFYTLQPYELLSRWGSMIVVGWGMLIGGICFSMVHPPWAFEGNWTFPSFSAVLFIIIFGTIIAFYFYLESTKFISASEVSLLASVEPLSATLISVFWLNVTFGFAEWLGTLCIISTITILSKNK, encoded by the coding sequence ATGAGTAATGATACTTTAGTTGCCATATCACCTTCAAGAAATAAAGGGATTGCACTAGTACTGACTGGCGCTGCGTTATGGGGAGTATCAGGAACGGCAGCTCAATATCTATTTCAGCATCAAGGTTTCAGTCCTGAGTGGCTCACTGTTGTACGCTTGTTGCTTTCTGGAATCATCTTATTGGGGGTCGCATATAAGAACGAAAGAATGAAAGTTTTTGAGATTTGGAAAACTAAAAAAGATGCGCTTCAAATTATCCTTTTTGCAATTTTGGGTATGCTCGCTGTTCAATACACATATTTTGCAGCAATTGAACATGGCAACGCAGCCACTGCTACAGTGCTTCAATACCTGGCACCGGCCCTGATCACTTGTTATTTAGCCATTCATTCCAGACGTTTTCCAAGCATTACTGTGAGTGCATCTGTGATCATAGCGATTTTAGGCACTTTTTTGCTTGTGACAGGTGGAAGCATACATTCGCTTTCCATTTCCGGGTGGGCAGTATTTTGGGGAGTAACATCAGCCTTTGCATTGGCATTCTATACATTGCAGCCGTATGAACTCCTTTCAAGATGGGGTTCAATGATTGTTGTGGGATGGGGCATGTTGATTGGGGGAATATGCTTTAGCATGGTTCATCCTCCATGGGCATTTGAAGGCAATTGGACGTTCCCTTCATTTTCAGCGGTTTTATTCATCATCATTTTCGGTACGATCATTGCTTTTTATTTTTATTTGGAAAGCACAAAATTCATTTCGGCTTCAGAGGTAAGTTTATTAGCTTCTGTTGAACCATTATCTGCAACCTTAATATCCGTTTTCTGGCTGAATGTAACATTCGGTTTTGCCGAGTGGCTCGGTACACTCTGCATTATAAGCACCATTACGATTTTATCAAAAAACAAGTAA
- a CDS encoding GntR family transcriptional regulator encodes MLHSSSSQKIKRTSVREEAYMILRDWIVQGILTPGQQLRDKELAEQLGVSRTPIREALLRLEEEGFVETKPSRSTIVSPIQFEGALNIYSIVWTLEKLAMEQAFEFIEEKHLIEMEAINHEVKKAIDEGNQIVAVQKDDDFHSIYINLSTNDELKRILSGLKQKLIRMELFYFNQVSDVLLSVDEHDRIIQALRNGNLPMVLKVIEKNWKESYFRIQAHTERVKNGEEKNE; translated from the coding sequence TTGCTGCATTCAAGTTCATCACAAAAAATTAAACGTACTTCTGTACGTGAAGAAGCATACATGATTTTGCGGGATTGGATTGTACAGGGAATCCTAACGCCCGGCCAACAATTACGGGACAAAGAATTGGCCGAACAATTGGGAGTAAGCAGAACCCCTATTAGGGAAGCACTTTTAAGGCTTGAGGAAGAGGGATTTGTAGAGACTAAGCCGAGCCGTTCAACTATTGTTTCCCCCATTCAATTCGAAGGGGCATTAAACATATATTCCATTGTTTGGACACTGGAAAAGTTGGCTATGGAACAGGCTTTTGAATTCATTGAAGAAAAACACTTAATTGAGATGGAAGCCATCAATCATGAAGTGAAAAAAGCAATAGACGAGGGAAATCAAATAGTGGCCGTTCAGAAAGATGATGACTTTCACTCCATTTACATCAATCTTTCTACAAATGATGAATTGAAGCGGATTCTATCAGGACTCAAACAAAAACTTATAAGAATGGAACTGTTTTATTTCAATCAGGTAAGTGATGTTCTTCTTTCCGTTGATGAGCATGATAGAATCATACAGGCTTTAAGGAATGGAAATCTCCCTATGGTGCTTAAGGTGATAGAAAAGAATTGGAAAGAAAGTTACTTTAGAATTCAAGCCCATACGGAACGTGTAAAAAATGGGGAAGAAAAAAATGAGTAA
- a CDS encoding M42 family metallopeptidase: MKTTNMIDQKIGQSLREEKVKESIKKSLRELTGLVGVSGSEQEVVKYMRDKLLPYADEVDVDRNGNVIAIKKGNIPGPKLMISSHSDEVGFCVKNILPNGFIMFDKVGGVSDQLLLGRKVWVTIKKLPGIIGIKAGHMQTPEESKRVKTTRECYIDVGASSRIEVENMGIKVGDPIVFQSDFMEMVNKDLVCTKSVDNRIHCAILIELFKELQGVEFAGTLYGVVTVQEEVGLLGAIMVGNAIEPDYAIVLDTIPAGDTPDIDTEISLPVYLGKGPACPIADGVRGTMVFNHIHPKVREIIEEQAANANVPLQTITLVGDSYTTDAASLTSANKGIPVGVLSTPRRYSHSPVELVNLNDAEGVLKIAKGIVLDNGGKDLSFI; this comes from the coding sequence ATGAAAACTACAAATATGATAGACCAAAAGATTGGACAGTCACTCAGAGAAGAAAAAGTGAAAGAAAGTATAAAAAAGTCATTAAGAGAATTAACTGGCTTGGTAGGAGTTTCTGGATCAGAACAAGAAGTTGTAAAATATATGAGGGACAAATTGTTACCATATGCTGACGAGGTGGATGTAGATCGCAATGGCAATGTGATTGCGATAAAAAAAGGAAATATCCCCGGGCCTAAACTGATGATATCGAGCCATTCTGATGAAGTTGGATTTTGTGTGAAAAATATTTTACCCAATGGTTTTATCATGTTTGATAAGGTGGGAGGGGTTTCCGATCAATTATTGTTAGGGAGAAAAGTCTGGGTTACAATAAAAAAATTACCTGGAATAATCGGGATAAAAGCTGGACACATGCAAACTCCCGAGGAAAGTAAACGCGTTAAAACAACACGTGAATGTTACATAGATGTAGGGGCTTCCTCGAGAATAGAGGTTGAAAACATGGGAATTAAAGTGGGAGATCCCATTGTATTCCAAAGTGATTTTATGGAAATGGTAAATAAAGATCTTGTATGTACAAAATCCGTTGATAATCGAATTCATTGTGCAATATTAATAGAGTTATTTAAAGAATTACAAGGCGTTGAATTTGCGGGAACATTATATGGTGTTGTAACTGTTCAAGAAGAGGTGGGACTGCTTGGAGCCATTATGGTAGGAAATGCAATTGAGCCTGATTATGCAATCGTACTAGATACAATTCCAGCTGGCGATACACCTGATATCGATACGGAAATATCACTTCCCGTTTACCTAGGAAAAGGACCAGCTTGTCCTATTGCGGATGGGGTTAGAGGTACAATGGTTTTCAACCACATCCACCCTAAAGTGAGGGAAATCATCGAGGAACAGGCAGCTAACGCAAATGTACCATTACAGACGATAACGTTAGTCGGGGATTCCTATACAACTGATGCAGCCAGTTTGACTTCTGCGAATAAAGGAATACCAGTAGGAGTTCTTTCAACGCCGCGCAGATATTCGCACTCCCCAGTTGAATTAGTCAATCTCAATGATGCCGAAGGGGTCTTGAAGATTGCAAAAGGAATCGTTTTGGACAATGGAGGGAAAGATTTAAGTTTTATTTAA
- a CDS encoding amidohydrolase, whose amino-acid sequence MIENLLNRFQDLYPELVEFRRDLHMYPELSFQEEDTPKKIADFLTNLGLEVKTGVGGRGVLGKLKGGKPGKTVAFRADFDALPIQDEKEVAYKSRVPGVMHACGHDIHTAALLGVAKVLCEVKDELEGDVVFIHQFAEEVIPGGAKPMIEDGCLNGVDSIYGAHVASHLPFGTIGVNEGYLMASGDRFEIDILGVGGHGATPELTIDPLLVGSQLVMNLQHIVSRRVDPLKPAVVTVGSFNSGDAYNIIPNTAKIKGTVRTFDEDVRDLIEVSIGQIAKSTCEGAGAAVKYSYDRGYPAVWNHPNETRKVEEQAKLLIGDEHVKKMKPHMGMEDFAYYLQKVPGTFFWVGGKNPEKDAIYPHHHPRFDVDEQSMLIIGKMFLSIFLAKTTNIN is encoded by the coding sequence ATGATAGAAAACCTACTTAATAGGTTCCAAGATTTATACCCTGAACTAGTAGAATTCCGCAGAGATCTTCATATGTATCCAGAACTATCTTTTCAAGAAGAGGATACACCTAAGAAAATTGCCGATTTTTTAACTAACCTGGGATTGGAAGTGAAAACTGGCGTTGGAGGCAGAGGGGTTCTGGGAAAGTTGAAAGGAGGGAAACCTGGGAAGACAGTCGCTTTCCGTGCCGATTTTGATGCTTTGCCCATACAAGATGAAAAAGAAGTAGCTTATAAGTCAAGAGTTCCAGGAGTCATGCATGCTTGTGGGCATGATATTCATACGGCAGCTTTACTTGGAGTGGCAAAAGTGTTGTGTGAAGTGAAAGATGAGCTTGAAGGAGATGTTGTGTTTATTCATCAATTTGCCGAAGAAGTAATTCCAGGAGGAGCCAAGCCTATGATCGAGGATGGCTGTCTCAACGGAGTGGATTCCATTTATGGAGCACATGTTGCTTCCCATCTTCCGTTTGGAACAATAGGAGTTAATGAAGGATACTTAATGGCTTCGGGAGACCGGTTCGAAATCGACATCTTAGGTGTTGGAGGTCATGGGGCTACACCAGAATTAACTATAGACCCACTTTTGGTCGGTAGTCAACTTGTCATGAATCTTCAACATATTGTAAGCAGACGTGTCGATCCGCTCAAGCCTGCTGTTGTTACAGTCGGTTCATTTAACAGCGGTGATGCTTATAATATAATTCCAAACACCGCAAAAATTAAAGGGACGGTACGAACTTTCGACGAAGATGTCCGTGATTTGATTGAAGTGTCTATTGGGCAAATAGCAAAATCCACCTGTGAAGGCGCTGGAGCTGCAGTGAAGTATAGTTACGATAGAGGCTATCCTGCGGTTTGGAACCATCCGAATGAAACAAGAAAAGTGGAAGAACAAGCTAAGTTGCTTATCGGGGATGAACATGTAAAAAAGATGAAACCCCATATGGGCATGGAGGATTTCGCGTATTATTTGCAAAAGGTACCAGGAACTTTTTTCTGGGTTGGAGGTAAGAATCCGGAAAAAGATGCTATATATCCTCATCATCATCCAAGATTTGATGTAGATGAACAGTCCATGTTAATCATTGGAAAAATGTTTCTTTCAATTTTTTTAGCGAAAACTACTAATATAAATTAA
- a CDS encoding sodium:solute symporter family protein produces the protein MNASLFVLFGFLLFIIYIGINARKGKDMNLEQWAVGGRGFGTILVFLLMAGESYTTFTFLGASSWAYGKGGPAFYIIAYLSLIYCIFYWLYPTVWKYAKAHRLVSQSDFFASKYKSPFLGVITALIGVISMIPYIVLQLKGLGIIVSEASYGFISPTVATWIGVISVTVYVMISGIHGSAKTAIIKDILIFGVVVFIGIYIPSHYYGGIEPMFREIQASNPDFLKLPDSGLGIPWFISTVVMTSIGGLMWPHLFVATYSATGPKAIRKNAVITPLYTLMLLFIFFVGFAAIKQVPGLQGAETDLALLRISIQTFDPWFVGVIGAAGLLTALVPGSMLLMTASVTLSKNVYKVIIPSASEKQISMLSKMLVPVISLICVYFTLNGGNSIVTLLLMAYSFITQLFPAILFSLAKNNAVTKQGAAAGMIAGVITVAYMTITNATIGTLLPGLPQVLKDLNAGIIALAVNVIIMLIVSAFTKQLPVSSEAKNSHLI, from the coding sequence ATGAATGCATCACTCTTTGTGCTTTTCGGTTTTCTGCTGTTCATTATTTATATCGGCATAAATGCTAGAAAAGGGAAAGATATGAACCTTGAGCAATGGGCTGTTGGTGGGAGAGGGTTTGGAACGATTCTTGTTTTCCTTTTAATGGCGGGAGAATCGTATACAACATTTACATTTCTTGGTGCAAGCTCCTGGGCTTACGGAAAGGGTGGACCGGCCTTTTATATAATCGCATATCTTAGTCTCATCTATTGTATTTTTTATTGGCTGTATCCAACTGTTTGGAAATATGCAAAAGCTCATAGGCTGGTATCTCAATCTGATTTCTTTGCTAGTAAGTATAAAAGTCCTTTTTTAGGTGTGATCACTGCCCTTATTGGTGTCATTTCGATGATTCCTTACATTGTACTTCAACTAAAAGGTCTGGGCATCATTGTTTCTGAAGCGTCTTATGGTTTCATATCCCCTACTGTCGCGACTTGGATCGGTGTAATTTCCGTTACGGTTTACGTGATGATTTCTGGTATACATGGATCGGCAAAGACGGCTATTATTAAAGATATTTTAATATTTGGGGTCGTCGTTTTTATCGGAATATATATTCCCTCTCATTATTATGGCGGGATAGAGCCCATGTTCAGAGAGATTCAAGCGTCCAATCCAGACTTTCTCAAGCTGCCTGATTCTGGCCTCGGAATTCCATGGTTTATTTCCACCGTGGTGATGACGAGCATTGGCGGATTAATGTGGCCCCACTTATTTGTTGCAACGTATTCGGCAACTGGACCAAAAGCCATTCGAAAAAATGCCGTAATAACTCCGCTTTATACACTTATGTTATTGTTTATCTTTTTTGTCGGGTTTGCAGCGATTAAGCAAGTCCCTGGTTTACAGGGTGCGGAAACTGACCTCGCATTATTGCGTATTTCCATACAAACTTTTGATCCTTGGTTTGTTGGGGTGATTGGTGCAGCCGGCTTACTGACTGCTTTAGTTCCAGGCTCGATGCTGTTAATGACAGCATCCGTAACACTATCCAAGAACGTATATAAAGTCATTATCCCATCAGCTTCTGAAAAACAAATTTCAATGCTATCTAAAATGTTAGTCCCAGTTATTTCACTAATTTGCGTCTACTTTACGCTTAACGGTGGCAACTCCATCGTAACCCTTCTCCTAATGGCATATAGCTTTATAACGCAATTGTTTCCAGCAATACTGTTTAGCTTAGCGAAAAATAACGCAGTAACGAAACAAGGTGCTGCAGCTGGAATGATAGCTGGAGTCATAACTGTGGCATACATGACGATCACGAATGCCACCATTGGCACTTTGCTGCCTGGGTTACCACAAGTATTGAAGGATTTGAATGCGGGTATTATCGCTTTAGCCGTAAACGTAATCATCATGCTTATTGTAAGTGCTTTCACTAAACAACTTCCAGTATCTTCAGAAGCGAAAAATTCTCACCTGATTTAA
- a CDS encoding DUF3311 domain-containing protein — MKLGHFLSMIPFLGMLFSLPLVNRVEPFVLGLPFFMFWIVLWVILTTLIMGIVFKIDPANQEGGDTE; from the coding sequence ATGAAGTTGGGCCATTTTTTAAGTATGATTCCTTTTCTCGGGATGCTTTTTTCTCTTCCATTAGTTAATCGTGTAGAACCGTTTGTACTCGGATTGCCGTTTTTCATGTTTTGGATCGTTTTATGGGTCATTTTAACGACATTAATTATGGGCATCGTTTTTAAAATTGACCCCGCCAACCAAGAAGGTGGTGATACAGAATGA
- a CDS encoding malonate decarboxylase holo-ACP synthase, giving the protein MELNPHDLLRIKGAEELISHTPIPNWVAESLAFSPFVVIRRSRAAKGQVAVGVRGPERNKRFAAFLPIDSILSRITPERLVQDKGWQNHSKKIFQCLDRVSDFLDQASLTWGPTGSIGFELATGQEVVTEKSDIDIVIRISEEFTINFAQKIENGLKKNPFRIDVQLETKVGAFSLSEYANSKGKAVLFRTMDGPFLKEVTL; this is encoded by the coding sequence ATGGAACTAAACCCACATGACTTGTTGAGGATTAAAGGAGCGGAAGAATTGATCAGCCATACCCCTATTCCGAATTGGGTAGCAGAATCACTAGCATTTTCCCCATTTGTGGTAATCCGCCGATCCCGTGCAGCAAAAGGACAGGTGGCGGTAGGTGTTCGAGGGCCTGAAAGAAATAAAAGATTCGCTGCCTTTTTACCAATTGATTCGATTCTAAGCAGGATTACTCCCGAACGGCTGGTACAGGATAAAGGTTGGCAGAATCATTCAAAAAAGATTTTTCAGTGTTTAGATCGAGTCAGTGATTTTTTGGATCAAGCTTCGCTAACTTGGGGGCCAACCGGAAGTATTGGATTTGAACTCGCCACTGGCCAAGAAGTAGTCACAGAGAAAAGTGATATTGATATTGTCATTCGAATTTCAGAAGAATTCACCATTAATTTCGCTCAGAAAATTGAAAATGGACTGAAGAAAAATCCATTTCGGATTGATGTCCAACTGGAAACGAAAGTAGGTGCTTTTTCATTAAGTGAATATGCAAATTCTAAAGGAAAGGCCGTATTATTCCGGACAATGGATGGTCCCTTTTTAAAAGAAGTCACACTGTAA